A single genomic interval of Phycisphaeraceae bacterium harbors:
- a CDS encoding peptidylprolyl isomerase, with amino-acid sequence MSYPTVTVETDQGTFQVELWNDVAPGHSENFLKLVRQGFYDGLSFHRILPGFVIQGGCPKGDGTGGPGWRVKAEFNAREHQPGVLSMARSNDPDSAGSQFFVCLTREHCKHLDRQYTAFGKVTRGMDVVEKIAAAPVDPRSGKPSGKPPRMVKVTEDAKAKT; translated from the coding sequence ATGAGCTATCCCACCGTCACTGTCGAGACCGATCAGGGCACCTTTCAGGTTGAACTCTGGAACGATGTCGCCCCCGGACATTCGGAGAACTTCCTGAAGCTTGTGCGCCAGGGCTTCTATGACGGCCTGTCGTTTCATCGCATCCTGCCGGGATTCGTGATCCAGGGCGGCTGCCCCAAGGGCGATGGAACAGGTGGCCCGGGGTGGCGCGTGAAGGCGGAGTTCAACGCGCGCGAGCATCAGCCGGGCGTGCTCTCGATGGCTCGATCGAACGATCCCGATTCGGCGGGCAGCCAGTTCTTCGTCTGCCTCACACGCGAGCACTGCAAGCATCTCGATCGCCAGTACACCGCGTTCGGCAAAGTGACGCGCGGCATGGATGTGGTCGAGAAGATCGCCGCCGCGCCGGTCGACCCCCGAAGCGGCAAGCCCTCGGGCAAGCCGCCTCGCATGGTCAAGGTGACCGAGGACGCGAAAGCGAAGACCTGA